ACTACAGATCAGAAGACGTAGTTCACTACATGCCTTTGTGAGCTCGTCCAACCGCTGCAATAGAATCTGTCTCTCATCGCGGTCCATTTCGTCGAGGCCATCCATAACACACAATGTAGGCCCAGCTCCCAGAAGCCACGTCTTGAACAGGTCCAAGACATACCCCGTGTTTCCGCGCAATTCGCGTTCTGTGGCGTCATTCAATACTGCCTGGAGGTCGATGTCGTCCTCTGCTGCTTGGAAAACAAACGACTGCAATACCGAGAGGGCTGTCTGATTGGCATTGTTTGCACAGCTGAGGAAGACAAACAGGGTTTGCTTTTTTAGGGTTTGCCGAAGGTGATCAATCGCCGCGCCGCAAAGGTACGTCTTCCCCGACCCCGGGATGCCATGTAGCCAGAGCCATACGGTAGGTTTATTGTTAGCGTCGTTCACACCCCCCTGCCACTCACAGAAGTATGTATCGACCAACAGCCATTCTTCGCACCCCGGAACAGACCTGTTGCGAATCCAGTCGAGCCGGTCATCGTACATATTAACGGAGATGCGGTCACGCAGACTGAAGAACTTCTGACTCTGCTGAAAGATATTCGTTTCCTCAAAGTGGGCAAGAGAACGAATACGGTTCTCGTGAGCTTCTTGGATGTCGAGCAGCGTCACCTCATCTCTCAGGAGGGCTGAGTGTTGCTTGAGGTTGGCTACCACGACGTTGAGTTTCAGCAGGTGGCTGTCCCACAAAGCATCAAGCATTTGCTGCCAGCCTTTGATTCTCGCAGTTAGCGCCCAGCTCTTTTTCAGGTTTTTGCGCATCTGCGACCGACTTGACGGGTGTACCTACGCGGCTTGCGAAAGAAGTCAAAGTTGACGCGGTAAAAATCCAAAATATCCTCGTAGAacaacgccatcaaggccTTGACGGTATCACTCGCCCCGAAAGTTCCACTCATCAGCTCAACGTGTGGCAAGGCGTGCCCTACTTCGACCAGGATAAGCACGACCTTATCCAAGGCGCTCGTCATTTGACTTGACCATTGcaagaggagctggagaggacCCCATATCAACGCCAGGATCTCTGGCTTAGCTTGCACAAAGGTCCCAATTACGTTCGAGTACATCGAAAGACGATCCAGAAAAGGCCTGATTTTCACGAGGTGCCGACTCTTCCCAGCGGCTTCCTCTTGAAGTTTCATTGTCGTTTTGCATACCTCATCGATTGTGGTGGTCGCTAGTATCTGCTTataccgtgcttaatcatctggcgcccggacccacctggcgcccgatttctcttatacaccgacattttcctgtagacttcagcacctcataactcattcaatatgacttcaatggatgcggcgctggcatatttagattctctggatcctagcGAATCGATTAACCATACTAAAGTTGCAAATAAGTATGGTTTAAACCGATCAACGCTTTCTaggcatcatcgcggggttcaacgctcgaaagaagagcagtatgccaaccaacgatttctcaacaaccaacagacaaaagaccttttaaattatattaatagattgacgagatccggcctatttccatcccaccagatgattgctaattttgcggaggaaattgctggaaaaccgcctggaaagaactgggtttcgcgctttgtaaagcgacatgaggacgagcttgtcaaccgctatacaactgccatggatgcctcacgcaagcgggctgattctgcattatattactctttatactttgatgcgcttgagcggaaaatacgggaatatgatattcagcaagaggatatttacaatatggacgaaaaagggtttcttataggaattcttcctaaaggcaagagagtcttttCTAGGCGCACCTACGAGCGTGAGGGTATTCGacagcgggttcaggatggtaatagagagtggatcacaacaattgcctgtatctgtgcagataagacctctctttctcctggtcttatatatcaaacggtatctggaaagcttcaagatagctggctgcagggctttgaagagaactcacaccagtgtttttttgcatcctcgccatctggatggaccaacaatgatctaggatacgcctggcttcgagatgtatttgatcgcgagaccaaggagaaagctagaaggcgttggcggcttctaatccttgatggccatggatctcatgtcacaatgaagtttttagacttctgtgatagtaataagatccttactattacctttccgcctcattccacgcattccctgcagccattagatgttgggatctttgctcctctctccaaggcgtatgGGGATCGATTAGAACGATTTTTGCATAACTCTCAAGGCATCAGTGCAATTAGCAAgcgagacttctttcctctcttttgggagagctgggaaacggctttgacagcaaaaaatattgagagttcatggagatctgttggattatggccatggaatccggagaaggttctagcaaggtttaccaagctaccagaggaaagaccatcatctagtgaatcgtcaaagtcagtactgcaagcagaggactggcggaggatagaaagacttttaaaacaagttgtttctgatgtttatgaccaaaacaccaagaaactaagctctacgatgtaccacctctctacagagaatattatactgaaactccgctgccagggccttgaggaagcgttggtgaatgagaaaaggaaacgccagcgtggtaaaccgcttatattccaacttcaggatgcagaaagtggtaatgcagtgttctattctccaaagaagatccagcaagcacgggatctccagaaggagaaggaccaggcaattaaggatgctaaagcttcaagagaagaggctaaacttcgccgccagcaagaaaaggaggagaagcgactaattattgaggaaagaaagaggattcaggcgtctaataagcaactccgcgtgcagcaagctgaggagaagaaacgtcaaaaagaggctgcaaaggaggaggcgcggatagctaaggaagtggatagtcagcttcaaaatgatatcagaactgctagaaagggtaaaaagaagcaatctacaccttcaacgcctcaaaataagcacgatattgttgtccaggaagctgaggttgttgaagagtcctctacaacgataaatcgtcgagggcgccagattcgcctcccccaccggtttcgtgacgattaaaagtgtatatagggtTTTCAGCGCGTCAAATTTGCCACACTAAAAGATCtctaagaaatatagaatgtattgggttcaaaagcttcatttttagtagtgttgttgtgtatagaaatcgggcgccaggtgg
This genomic interval from Aspergillus puulaauensis MK2 DNA, chromosome 7, nearly complete sequence contains the following:
- a CDS encoding NACHT domain protein (COG:S;~EggNog:ENOG410PJ3H;~InterPro:IPR027417,IPR007111;~PFAM:PF05729), coding for MKLQEEAAGKSRHLVKIRPFLDRLSMYSNVIGTFVQAKPEILALIWGPLQLLLQWSSQMTSALDKVVLILVEVGHALPHVELMSGTFGASDTVKALMALFYEDILDFYRVNFDFFRKPRWQQMLDALWDSHLLKLNVVVANLKQHSALLRDEVTLLDIQEAHENRIRSLAHFEETNIFQQSQKFFSLRDRISVNMYDDRLDWIRNRSVPGCEEWLLVDTYFCEWQGGVNDANNKPTVWLWLHGIPGSGKTYLCGAAIDHLRQTLKKQTLFVFLSCANNANQTALSVLQSFVFQAAEDDIDLQAVLNDATERELRGNTGYVLDLFKTWLLGAGPTLCVMDGLDEMDRDERQILLQRLDELTKACSELRLLICSQSEADISRVLERKAAGIQVNKRNSGSIQAYINTRSDNWISNRRFDSKLGLELRELLSPLSAKADGMFLFARIILDSVDEISIDEIRRELKAMPNDLNEAYQRIFDRINGMSSRRREKSRKVLGWIGCAPIPMTIFEMEQALLIDTDPERTAWISTGIATQDFISLCGPLIEIVDGKLQFVHFTVRDYIFGRQIPNHINEGGSDARFGSSISSLPCIGFTRSRP